Proteins encoded within one genomic window of Candidatus Nezhaarchaeota archaeon:
- a CDS encoding adenylate kinase family protein — MSKTSRVLITGTPSVGKTTIAKEVAKTLNYYYVDVAKVIIERQMYVEVDSERGSFIVDVGKARRFFSSLLKKLNNAVLDTHIVELFPKRLIDKVIVLRVHPLLILKRGVERGWSLKKSLENAQAELLGVCFFDSLSFYGKKKVWQVNCTCRPIEQVVSEVLSILEGKRRGEDIDWLKELEREGKLDLLLELEKARDLSENLFEFLRYCR; from the coding sequence GTGAGTAAAACCTCAAGAGTATTAATAACGGGAACACCTTCTGTTGGCAAGACGACGATTGCAAAAGAGGTAGCTAAGACCCTTAACTATTACTACGTAGATGTAGCTAAGGTGATAATTGAAAGACAAATGTATGTAGAAGTTGATAGCGAGAGGGGGAGCTTCATAGTTGATGTCGGAAAGGCTAGGAGATTTTTCTCAAGCCTTCTTAAAAAGCTTAACAATGCTGTCCTTGATACTCATATAGTAGAACTATTTCCAAAACGACTTATAGACAAGGTGATAGTGTTACGAGTACATCCACTCCTAATACTGAAAAGGGGTGTCGAGAGGGGCTGGTCTTTAAAAAAGAGCTTAGAGAATGCGCAAGCGGAATTGTTGGGTGTGTGCTTCTTCGATTCACTAAGCTTCTATGGTAAGAAGAAAGTGTGGCAGGTAAATTGCACATGTCGCCCGATTGAACAGGTAGTTTCGGAAGTTCTAAGCATTCTAGAAGGTAAGAGGAGAGGAGAAGACATTGATTGGCTTAAAGAACTTGAAAGAGAAGGGAAGCTGGATCTATTATTAGAATTGGAAAAGGCTCGTGATTTGTCTGAAAATCTCTTCGAATTTTTGCGCTATTGTAGATAG